Proteins encoded within one genomic window of Mycobacteriales bacterium:
- a CDS encoding ABC transporter ATP-binding protein — protein MTGLEVTPAPPSRPAEDGEILTVCDLSVTFPGGAGPDVLAVRGLSFGLRANEVLAIVGESGSGKSVTSLAVMGLLPTDAQVSGSVTLDGRELIGLDDRSMSSIRGRDLAMIFQEPLSALTPVYTVGQQIAEALLIHQDISKEQAKSRTVELLDLVGIPNPQQRANAFPHEFSGGMRQRVMIAMAIANDPKVIIADEPTTALDVTIQAQILDVLQTARRETGAGILMITHDLGVVAGLADRVMVMYAGKPVEVGTTDDIYYQPRMPYTMGLLGSIPRLDARGVTALTPIEGSPPSPAALPHGCPFTPRCPLAIDPCRQQEPELERVGAPSHVAACHLKQKIEHEAMSIAEVFPTPEIAVSDVERVPRDQRPTVLRLSALERHYPLLKGAVIKRQVGVVRAVDGIDLDIREGETLGLVGESGCGKTTTLMEVLELAEPQHGEIEIAGKTTGNLTRADRRRLRGDLQVVFQDPLASLDPRLPVSDIVTEPLRAQGMSRGEAGQRVAGLLEMVGLDRSMAGRFPQEFSGGQRQRIGIARALALEPKLLVLDEPVSALDVSIRAGVVNLLMQLRNDLSLSYLFVAHDLSVVRVIANRVAVMYLGKIVEIGDVDSVYDRPSHPYTQALLSAVPIPDPAKERQRERILLKGDLPSPTHVPLGCRFRSRCFKYEALGDHDRKRCEEEVPPLYPQGDDHAAACHYAEAVQVV, from the coding sequence ATGACCGGCCTCGAGGTGACCCCGGCACCTCCGTCGCGCCCCGCTGAGGACGGCGAGATCCTCACGGTCTGCGATCTGTCGGTGACATTCCCCGGCGGTGCCGGGCCCGACGTGCTGGCCGTCCGTGGGCTGTCCTTCGGGCTTCGCGCCAACGAGGTCCTCGCAATCGTCGGCGAGTCCGGCAGCGGCAAGTCCGTGACGTCGCTCGCGGTGATGGGCCTGCTTCCCACCGACGCCCAGGTCAGCGGCTCGGTGACCCTCGACGGCCGGGAGCTGATCGGGCTCGACGACCGCTCGATGTCGAGCATCCGCGGCCGCGACCTCGCGATGATCTTCCAGGAGCCGCTGTCCGCGCTGACACCCGTCTACACCGTTGGCCAGCAGATCGCCGAGGCGTTGCTGATCCACCAGGACATCTCCAAGGAGCAGGCAAAGAGCCGGACGGTCGAGCTGCTGGACCTCGTGGGGATCCCGAACCCGCAGCAGCGGGCGAACGCGTTCCCGCACGAGTTCTCCGGCGGGATGCGCCAGCGCGTGATGATCGCGATGGCGATCGCCAACGACCCCAAGGTGATCATCGCCGACGAGCCGACGACCGCGCTCGACGTGACGATCCAGGCGCAGATCCTCGACGTGCTGCAGACCGCCCGGCGCGAGACGGGCGCCGGGATCCTGATGATCACCCACGATCTCGGAGTGGTCGCCGGTCTCGCCGACCGGGTGATGGTGATGTACGCCGGCAAGCCGGTCGAGGTCGGTACGACGGACGACATCTACTACCAGCCGCGCATGCCCTACACGATGGGCCTGCTCGGCTCGATTCCCCGCCTCGACGCCCGAGGCGTGACGGCGCTCACCCCGATCGAGGGCAGCCCGCCGTCCCCGGCCGCGTTGCCGCATGGCTGTCCGTTCACGCCGCGCTGTCCGCTGGCGATCGACCCGTGCCGCCAGCAGGAGCCCGAGCTCGAGCGAGTCGGCGCGCCGAGCCACGTCGCCGCCTGTCACCTCAAGCAGAAGATCGAGCACGAGGCAATGTCGATCGCCGAGGTGTTCCCGACACCCGAGATCGCCGTGTCCGACGTCGAGCGCGTGCCGCGTGACCAGCGGCCGACCGTTCTGCGGCTGAGTGCGCTCGAGCGGCACTACCCGTTGCTAAAAGGGGCGGTGATCAAGCGTCAGGTCGGCGTGGTGCGCGCCGTGGACGGCATCGACCTCGACATCCGCGAGGGCGAGACGCTCGGTCTCGTCGGGGAGTCGGGATGCGGCAAGACCACGACGCTGATGGAGGTGTTGGAGCTCGCCGAGCCGCAGCACGGCGAGATCGAGATCGCCGGGAAGACCACCGGCAACCTGACGCGCGCGGACCGTCGCCGGCTGCGCGGCGACCTGCAGGTCGTCTTCCAGGATCCCCTCGCCTCGCTGGATCCGCGGCTGCCGGTCAGCGACATCGTGACCGAGCCGCTTCGCGCTCAGGGAATGTCACGCGGCGAGGCCGGGCAGCGGGTGGCTGGGCTGCTGGAGATGGTCGGGCTCGACCGATCGATGGCCGGCCGGTTCCCGCAGGAGTTCTCCGGCGGCCAGCGTCAGCGCATCGGGATCGCGCGCGCACTTGCGTTGGAGCCGAAGCTGCTCGTGCTCGACGAACCGGTGTCGGCGCTCGACGTGTCGATTCGCGCGGGTGTGGTCAACCTGCTCATGCAGCTGCGCAACGACCTCTCGCTGTCCTACCTGTTCGTGGCTCACGACCTGTCCGTCGTACGCGTCATCGCGAACCGAGTCGCGGTGATGTACCTCGGCAAGATCGTCGAGATCGGTGACGTCGACTCGGTGTACGACCGTCCGTCGCACCCGTACACGCAAGCGCTGCTGTCGGCCGTCCCCATCCCGGATCCGGCGAAGGAGCGGCAGCGCGAGCGGATCCTGCTGAAGGGTGACTTGCCGAGCCCGACCCACGTTCCGTTGGGATGTCGCTTCCGCAGCCGCTGTTTCAAGTACGAAGCTCTCGGCGATCATGACCGCAAGCGCTGTGAGGAGGAGGTGCCACCGCTCTACCCGCAAGGCGACGACCACGCCGCGGCATGTCATTACGCCGAGGCGGTACAGGTCGTCTGA
- a CDS encoding ABC transporter permease — protein MTSAAGELLLQGGNNDPSGTVDETAVPSRSRVVLRRFLRSPVGLIGLVFVVILVLLAYVGPLFDHWKWNEIDLNAPYAVAPSSAHWFGTDAVGHDIFATTMRGAQKSILIGLLVALLATGIAAVVGSAAGYFGGWADRVLMWCVDLLLILPSFLIIAIMSGQFDNHWWLLVVLIGMFIWQITARIVRGQTLTLKEREYVLAAKYMGVPRWRIIGRHVLPNLASLLIIDATVNVATAILTEALLSFFGFGIQPPDVSLGTLMADGQNAALTQPWLFYFPAGFLVLFVLAIFLVGDGLRDAIDPSSGKSQ, from the coding sequence ATGACGTCAGCCGCAGGAGAGCTGCTGCTTCAGGGCGGGAACAACGACCCGTCCGGCACCGTGGACGAGACGGCGGTGCCCTCTCGTTCGCGCGTCGTGTTGCGGCGGTTCCTGCGCAGCCCGGTGGGCCTGATCGGGCTGGTGTTCGTCGTCATCCTGGTGCTGCTCGCGTACGTCGGGCCGCTGTTCGACCACTGGAAGTGGAACGAGATCGACCTCAACGCGCCCTACGCAGTCGCGCCCAGCTCGGCGCACTGGTTCGGCACGGATGCGGTCGGTCACGACATCTTCGCGACGACCATGCGGGGCGCGCAGAAGTCGATCCTGATCGGCCTGCTGGTGGCGCTGCTCGCCACCGGGATCGCCGCAGTCGTCGGAAGTGCGGCGGGGTACTTCGGCGGGTGGGCAGATCGCGTCCTGATGTGGTGCGTCGACCTGCTGCTGATCCTGCCGTCGTTCCTGATCATCGCGATCATGTCCGGCCAGTTCGACAACCACTGGTGGCTGCTCGTCGTACTGATCGGGATGTTCATCTGGCAGATCACCGCACGGATCGTCCGCGGGCAGACGCTGACGCTGAAGGAGCGCGAGTACGTCCTGGCGGCGAAGTACATGGGCGTGCCGAGGTGGCGGATCATCGGCCGCCACGTCCTGCCGAACCTGGCCTCGCTGCTGATCATCGACGCCACCGTCAACGTCGCGACCGCCATCCTGACCGAGGCGTTGCTGTCGTTCTTCGGCTTCGGGATCCAACCACCCGATGTCTCGCTCGGAACCTTGATGGCGGACGGCCAGAACGCCGCGCTGACCCAACCGTGGCTGTTCTACTTCCCGGCCGGCTTCCTCGTGTTGTTCGTGCTCGCGATCTTCCTGGTCGGCGACGGCCTGCGTGACGCGATCGACCCGTCGTCAGGAAAGTCGCAATGA
- a CDS encoding ABC transporter permease: MAKFLLRRFVNYLVLVFVATSIAYLLAAVSLHPASNYTARAHPPSPAVITEKLNELNSNPDVPLLDRYGHWLDGVIHGNLGLEVQGGTVNSDVGRRLWVSGQLLLIGTVLGGVIGIAIGAIAAVKQYKWPDRLFSGMSFVILALPTFVIAPTLELIAVRINDASGHQVIQYTGQYDPTITGGWAQIGNRLNHLILPTITLVLIVAAAISLYQRSAMLDVMGSDYVRTARAKGLSRRRALTTHALRTALIPAITIFTYNVALIFTGATVVEIIFGWHGMGELLITAIQSNDINATAAVTLFVAALVLLASTLQDFIIALLDPRVRAS, from the coding sequence GTGGCGAAGTTCCTGCTGCGGCGCTTCGTCAACTATCTGGTCCTGGTGTTCGTGGCGACCTCGATCGCCTATCTGCTCGCCGCGGTCAGCCTGCATCCCGCGTCCAACTACACCGCCCGCGCCCACCCGCCGTCTCCGGCGGTGATCACCGAGAAGCTGAACGAGCTGAACTCGAATCCAGACGTTCCGCTGCTCGACCGTTACGGTCACTGGCTCGACGGGGTCATCCACGGAAACCTCGGCCTCGAGGTGCAGGGCGGCACCGTCAACTCCGACGTCGGGCGCCGGCTGTGGGTGAGCGGTCAGCTGCTGCTGATCGGCACGGTGCTCGGCGGTGTGATCGGGATCGCGATCGGGGCCATCGCGGCGGTCAAGCAGTACAAGTGGCCGGATCGACTGTTCTCCGGGATGTCGTTCGTGATCCTCGCGCTGCCGACGTTCGTGATCGCACCGACACTCGAGCTGATCGCGGTGCGGATCAACGACGCCAGCGGCCATCAGGTGATCCAGTACACCGGCCAGTACGACCCCACGATCACCGGCGGGTGGGCGCAGATCGGGAATCGCCTCAACCATCTGATCCTCCCGACGATCACGCTCGTGCTGATCGTCGCGGCAGCCATCTCGCTCTATCAGCGCAGCGCAATGCTCGACGTGATGGGCAGCGACTACGTGCGCACGGCTCGCGCCAAAGGGCTGTCCCGTCGCCGCGCGCTGACGACACACGCCCTGCGTACCGCTCTGATTCCCGCGATCACGATCTTCACCTACAACGTGGCGCTCATCTTCACCGGCGCGACGGTTGTCGAGATCATCTTCGGCTGGCACGGCATGGGCGAGCTGCTGATCACGGCGATCCAGAGCAACGACATCAACGCGACGGCCGCTGTGACGCTGTTCGTGGCGGCACTCGTGCTGCTGGCCTCCACGCTGCAGGACTTCATCATCGCCCTGCTCGACCCGCGGGTCAGAGCGAGTTGA
- a CDS encoding ABC transporter ATP-binding protein — translation MDEASIPAARAIDLRKTYGSGAAAVHALAGVDVTFPRGEFTAVMGPSGSGKSTLMHCMAGLDRASSGQTFVGEHEIGSLDDTGLTQLRRDRVGFVFQSFNLVPTLTAEENITLPANLAGKQVDQEWLGYLVDQLGIRDRLTHRPTELSGGQQQRVACARALVGRPDLIFADEPTGNLDSNSSAEVLAFMQQSVREFGQSIVMVTHDPRGASYADRVVFLADGRVVGELPKPTPDKVLERMRTLGV, via the coding sequence GTGGACGAAGCTTCCATACCAGCCGCTCGCGCGATCGATCTCCGCAAGACCTATGGGTCAGGGGCCGCCGCCGTACACGCCCTCGCCGGCGTCGACGTGACGTTCCCGCGCGGCGAGTTCACCGCGGTGATGGGCCCGTCCGGCTCGGGCAAGTCGACGCTGATGCACTGCATGGCGGGTCTGGACCGGGCGAGCTCCGGTCAGACCTTCGTCGGTGAGCACGAGATCGGCAGCCTCGACGACACCGGCCTCACGCAGCTTCGCCGGGACCGGGTCGGGTTCGTCTTCCAGTCGTTCAACCTCGTGCCGACGCTGACCGCCGAGGAGAACATCACGCTGCCGGCGAACCTCGCCGGCAAGCAGGTCGACCAGGAGTGGCTGGGCTACCTGGTCGACCAGCTGGGCATCCGGGACCGGCTGACCCACCGGCCGACCGAGCTGTCCGGCGGACAGCAGCAACGCGTGGCCTGCGCCCGCGCGCTGGTCGGGCGGCCGGATCTGATCTTCGCCGACGAGCCGACGGGCAACCTCGACTCGAACTCCTCCGCCGAGGTCCTCGCCTTCATGCAGCAGTCGGTCCGCGAGTTCGGCCAGTCGATCGTGATGGTCACCCACGACCCGCGTGGCGCGTCGTACGCCGACCGGGTCGTCTTCCTGGCAGACGGCCGCGTGGTCGGCGAGCTCCCCAAACCGACACCGGACAAGGTGCTCGAGCGGATGCGAACCCTCGGGGTCTGA
- a CDS encoding ABC transporter permease, with protein sequence MTLKGLLAHKLRLTLTALAIVLGVTFVTGTFVLTDTLHNTFSNLIGNIYAKVDLQVRGVAQFNHTSIGETATRNPIPESLLSTVRAVPGVESAEGGLTGYAQFVSPEGKAISGNAGSIGLSFDPNPDLSSLHVVSGRAPTGPDDVVMDAGTAKKYHFSVGQQVKVLLAGPTRTMTLVGIVKFGTADNIAGASIAAFALPTAQQVLDEPGHLDDINVLTKSGTDQAAVQRAIEAAMPSGVQVVTGQTVANEQTDSVDQALGIFNTALLVFAFISLFVGAFTIFNTFSIIVGQRTRELALLRIVGASRRQVFRSVLAEAALVGLVASIIGLGVGIGAAVGLEGLLRVFGISFPSASLVFRPRTAVIGLLVGVGVTVVAAISPARRAVRISPIEAISSHQTGVEISSRRRLSSGGFLGVAGIVLLAIGLGASKLPLVGVGAAAIFLAAAMLAPVFARPVSSVIGRPLARWFKVSGRLGRENSMRSPRRTAQTASALMIGLALVSAITVFGASLSKSATSAVDQAISADLIITNSSQSQPGISNAIAGLVGKVPGVTVTDTAYDGQVEVGDSLKDLTAIGTGSLAQTVILRMESGSAASLSAGDLLIDNTTASSKHLSVGDTLPVKFAKTGVVDMRIGGVFDTNALLGSYVVSNDFFLSHFDQTLPIAVLARTTGGTASEQAVTSALSDFPNVQVQSRAEFEKSQKQQVDKLLGLVYALLALAVIIALIGIVNTLMLSVFERTREIGLLRAVGMTRRQIRSMVRVESVILALFGALIGIVIGTGLGIALVSSLHSQGISETSVPVPELIGFLVLAALLGLFAATFPARRAARLDVLAAIATD encoded by the coding sequence GTGACCCTCAAAGGCCTGCTGGCGCACAAGCTGCGCCTGACGCTGACCGCGCTTGCGATCGTGCTCGGCGTCACGTTTGTGACGGGCACGTTCGTGCTCACGGACACGCTGCACAACACGTTCTCGAACCTGATCGGGAACATCTACGCGAAGGTCGACCTGCAGGTCCGCGGCGTTGCGCAGTTCAACCACACCAGCATCGGGGAGACCGCGACCCGTAACCCGATCCCCGAGTCACTGCTGTCGACCGTGCGCGCCGTCCCGGGTGTCGAGTCCGCCGAGGGTGGCCTGACCGGCTACGCCCAGTTCGTCTCGCCCGAGGGCAAGGCCATCAGCGGCAACGCCGGAAGCATCGGGCTGAGCTTCGACCCGAACCCGGACCTGAGCTCGCTCCACGTCGTGTCCGGCCGGGCACCGACCGGACCGGACGACGTCGTGATGGACGCCGGGACCGCGAAGAAGTACCACTTCTCGGTCGGACAGCAGGTGAAGGTGCTGCTGGCAGGGCCCACCCGCACCATGACGTTGGTCGGCATCGTGAAGTTCGGCACGGCCGACAACATCGCCGGTGCCTCCATTGCGGCGTTCGCGCTGCCGACCGCGCAGCAGGTGCTCGACGAGCCCGGGCACCTCGACGACATCAACGTCCTCACCAAGTCCGGCACCGACCAGGCGGCCGTCCAGCGTGCGATCGAAGCGGCGATGCCGTCCGGAGTCCAGGTCGTCACCGGACAGACGGTCGCGAACGAGCAGACCGACTCGGTCGATCAGGCGCTGGGCATCTTCAACACAGCGCTTCTGGTGTTCGCCTTCATCTCGCTGTTCGTCGGCGCCTTCACTATCTTCAACACGTTCTCGATCATCGTGGGACAGCGCACTCGCGAGCTCGCGCTGCTGCGAATCGTCGGAGCGAGCCGCCGTCAGGTCTTCCGCTCGGTGCTCGCCGAAGCGGCACTCGTCGGTCTGGTTGCATCCATCATCGGGCTCGGCGTCGGCATCGGCGCAGCCGTCGGGCTCGAAGGCTTGCTGCGCGTGTTCGGAATCTCCTTCCCCTCGGCGTCATTGGTGTTCCGTCCGCGGACCGCCGTCATCGGGCTGCTGGTCGGAGTGGGCGTCACGGTCGTCGCTGCGATCAGCCCGGCCCGGCGCGCCGTACGCATCTCGCCGATCGAAGCGATCAGCTCCCACCAGACCGGGGTGGAGATCTCCAGCCGCCGCCGGCTCTCCAGCGGCGGCTTCCTCGGCGTGGCGGGGATCGTGCTGCTCGCGATCGGGCTCGGCGCGTCGAAGCTGCCCCTGGTGGGTGTCGGTGCGGCAGCGATCTTCCTCGCCGCCGCGATGCTCGCGCCGGTGTTCGCCCGTCCGGTGTCGAGCGTGATCGGCCGGCCCCTGGCACGGTGGTTCAAGGTGTCCGGCCGACTCGGTCGGGAGAACTCGATGCGCAGCCCCCGGCGTACCGCGCAGACCGCATCGGCGCTCATGATCGGACTCGCCCTGGTGTCGGCGATCACCGTGTTCGGAGCTTCGCTGTCCAAGTCCGCGACGAGCGCCGTCGACCAGGCGATCAGCGCCGATCTGATCATCACGAACTCGAGCCAGTCGCAGCCAGGCATCAGCAACGCCATCGCCGGTCTGGTCGGGAAGGTGCCTGGCGTCACCGTGACGGACACGGCGTACGACGGCCAGGTCGAGGTGGGCGACAGCCTCAAAGACCTGACCGCGATCGGGACCGGCAGCTTGGCGCAGACCGTCATCTTGCGGATGGAGTCGGGCAGCGCCGCGTCGCTGTCTGCCGGGGACCTGCTGATCGACAACACGACCGCGTCGTCGAAGCATCTGTCTGTCGGTGACACATTGCCGGTGAAGTTCGCCAAGACCGGCGTCGTCGACATGCGCATCGGCGGCGTGTTCGACACCAACGCGCTGCTCGGCTCGTACGTCGTCAGCAACGACTTCTTCCTGTCGCACTTCGACCAGACGCTGCCCATCGCCGTACTCGCCCGTACCACTGGCGGCACCGCCAGCGAGCAGGCGGTCACGAGCGCACTGTCCGACTTCCCGAACGTGCAGGTGCAGTCGCGCGCGGAGTTCGAGAAGTCGCAGAAGCAGCAGGTCGACAAGCTGCTCGGCCTGGTCTACGCGCTCCTCGCGCTCGCCGTCATCATCGCGCTGATCGGGATCGTCAACACCTTGATGCTCTCGGTCTTCGAACGCACTCGTGAGATCGGGTTGCTGCGCGCGGTCGGGATGACCAGGCGGCAGATCAGGTCGATGGTGCGGGTCGAGTCGGTGATCCTGGCACTGTTCGGAGCACTGATCGGCATCGTCATCGGGACCGGTCTCGGGATCGCGCTCGTGTCGTCGCTGCATTCCCAAGGCATCAGTGAGACCTCGGTCCCGGTCCCGGAGCTGATCGGGTTCCTCGTGCTGGCAGCGCTGCTCGGCCTGTTCGCCGCGACGTTCCCGGCGCGGCGCGCGGCACGGCTCGACGTACTCGCCGCGATCGCGACCGACTGA
- the nucS gene encoding endonuclease NucS has product MRLVIARCSVDYSGRLTAHLPMATRLLVVKADGSVLVHSDAGGYKPLMWMTPPCSLREDEGSWTVTNKGGEQLLITVEEVLSESSADLGIDPGLVKDGVEAHLQVLLASNCATLGEGFTLVRREYPTDIGPVDLLCKDGAGHTVAVEIKRRGEIDGVEQLTRYLERLDRDPLLRPVRGMFVAQEIKPQAKVLAADRGILCLEVDYDELRGLDNAEDRLF; this is encoded by the coding sequence GTGAGGCTGGTCATCGCGCGATGCTCCGTCGACTACTCGGGGCGGCTGACGGCGCATCTGCCGATGGCGACGCGGCTGCTCGTGGTCAAGGCCGACGGATCGGTTCTCGTGCACTCCGACGCGGGTGGTTACAAGCCCCTAATGTGGATGACGCCTCCGTGTTCACTACGTGAGGACGAAGGAAGCTGGACCGTCACCAACAAGGGCGGAGAGCAGCTCCTCATCACCGTCGAGGAGGTGCTCTCGGAGTCGAGCGCCGATCTCGGCATCGACCCCGGTCTGGTGAAAGACGGAGTCGAGGCGCATCTTCAGGTCCTGCTGGCGAGCAACTGCGCGACCCTCGGCGAGGGGTTCACGCTGGTACGCCGGGAGTACCCGACCGACATCGGGCCGGTGGACCTGCTGTGCAAGGACGGCGCGGGACACACGGTCGCGGTCGAGATCAAGCGACGTGGGGAGATCGACGGCGTCGAGCAGCTCACCCGTTACCTGGAGCGGCTGGACCGCGACCCGCTGTTGCGGCCGGTCCGCGGCATGTTCGTGGCGCAGGAGATCAAGCCGCAGGCGAAGGTGCTGGCGGCAGATCGCGGCATCCTGTGCCTGGAGGTCGACTACGACGAGCTGCGTGGACTGGACAACGCCGAGGACCGCCTCTTCTGA
- a CDS encoding cyclic nucleotide-binding domain-containing protein, whose amino-acid sequence MTTAFTKEAGVMPLGLVSYLRLHHVVTVSTSSFTGMPHADTVVYANDDRRIYFHVAPDTQMHRNISDSRHVSVTIDDYTTDWRKVRELQGVGRCGLATAEEQQQAERLFVQKFGHHHLAPNGALYRMTPSELHFVDYEYATVAGAKGPLEQTFDLGGADASPATAAVATNLDRFTFQPGEVIFQPGHRAGQFFVVLEGLVEIRGEGFGVDQTVVRAGPGELFGDQAALRGQRGALTAHAVERTTVFGVARSALRDLAMTAS is encoded by the coding sequence GTGACGACGGCATTCACCAAGGAAGCCGGCGTGATGCCGCTCGGCTTGGTCAGCTACCTGCGACTGCATCACGTGGTGACCGTCTCGACGTCATCGTTCACCGGGATGCCGCACGCCGACACGGTGGTCTACGCCAACGACGACCGCCGGATCTACTTCCACGTCGCGCCCGACACGCAGATGCACCGCAACATCAGCGACAGCCGTCACGTGTCGGTCACGATCGACGACTACACGACGGACTGGCGCAAGGTTCGCGAGCTGCAAGGGGTGGGGCGATGCGGCCTCGCCACCGCCGAAGAGCAGCAGCAGGCCGAGCGGCTGTTCGTGCAGAAGTTCGGCCACCATCACCTCGCCCCGAATGGCGCGCTCTACCGGATGACGCCTTCCGAGCTGCACTTCGTGGACTACGAGTACGCGACGGTCGCCGGCGCCAAGGGTCCGTTGGAGCAGACCTTCGATCTCGGTGGGGCGGATGCGTCGCCGGCCACGGCGGCGGTGGCGACGAACCTCGACCGCTTCACCTTCCAGCCCGGTGAGGTGATCTTCCAGCCCGGCCATCGAGCCGGTCAGTTCTTCGTGGTGCTCGAAGGCCTGGTGGAGATCCGCGGCGAGGGGTTCGGCGTGGACCAGACCGTCGTACGCGCCGGGCCCGGCGAACTGTTCGGCGACCAGGCCGCGCTGCGCGGCCAGCGCGGGGCGCTGACCGCTCACGCCGTCGAGCGCACCACAGTGTTCGGCGTGGCTCGTTCGGCCCTGCGCGATTTGGCGATGACCGCTTCCTGA
- a CDS encoding glycoside hydrolase family 6 protein, protein MPKVSSFVRRCAVAGAALAATAALTVPALPAANATAANPVAGVPWGIYEGNGDGLWPAYESSTGTDRALLAKEALNPRVRSYGSWIPTNQVAGIISKDIAQEQAGNPSTLVWMELFRLYPHEEANNRQPLSSADQQAYRDWINAAIQGIGSAKVGIVLEPDLPLTLVSWGPKVRAALTRYAAQQLAAVPNATTYIDGGSADWLSVPALTKLLISAGIQYARGFNLGASHHVATASEIRYCAAVGRALARRGFPDKRCVIDTSDNGHPYTNKQFYAKYPRATHNANNPPTCRTKTQRVCVALGIPPTTDVTNPRWKLPAPVDKLAATWVDAYVWDGHPWKINNGHDFDMSAALNAARTDPFF, encoded by the coding sequence GTGCCCAAGGTCTCCTCCTTCGTCCGACGCTGCGCGGTTGCCGGCGCGGCGCTTGCCGCAACCGCTGCGCTCACCGTCCCCGCGTTGCCTGCAGCCAACGCGACCGCTGCCAACCCCGTCGCCGGCGTGCCGTGGGGCATCTACGAGGGCAACGGGGACGGCCTGTGGCCGGCGTACGAGTCCTCCACCGGGACCGACCGCGCGCTGCTCGCGAAGGAGGCGCTCAACCCGCGCGTGCGGTCGTACGGATCGTGGATCCCGACCAACCAGGTCGCCGGGATCATCTCCAAGGACATCGCTCAGGAGCAGGCGGGCAACCCGAGCACGCTGGTGTGGATGGAGCTGTTCCGGCTCTATCCGCACGAGGAGGCCAACAACCGCCAGCCGCTGTCGAGCGCTGACCAGCAGGCCTATCGCGACTGGATCAACGCGGCGATCCAAGGCATCGGCTCGGCGAAGGTCGGCATCGTGCTGGAGCCGGATCTGCCGCTGACGCTGGTCAGCTGGGGTCCGAAGGTACGCGCAGCCCTGACCCGCTACGCCGCACAGCAGCTCGCGGCCGTGCCGAACGCGACCACCTACATCGACGGCGGGTCGGCGGACTGGCTGTCCGTGCCGGCCCTGACGAAGCTGCTCATCTCGGCAGGCATCCAGTACGCCCGCGGGTTCAACCTCGGCGCGTCTCATCACGTAGCGACGGCGTCCGAGATCCGCTACTGCGCCGCGGTCGGTCGGGCGCTTGCGCGCCGCGGGTTCCCGGACAAGCGGTGCGTCATCGACACGTCGGACAACGGTCACCCGTACACGAACAAGCAGTTCTACGCCAAGTACCCGCGCGCCACGCACAACGCCAACAACCCGCCCACCTGCCGGACGAAGACCCAGCGGGTCTGCGTTGCGCTCGGCATCCCGCCGACGACCGACGTCACCAACCCGCGGTGGAAGCTTCCGGCGCCGGTGGACAAGCTAGCCGCGACGTGGGTCGACGCGTACGTGTGGGACGGCCACCCGTGGAAGATCAACAACGGGCACGACTTCGACATGTCGGCCGCCCTCAACGCCGCCCGCACGGATCCGTTCTTCTAG